The following coding sequences lie in one Apium graveolens cultivar Ventura chromosome 1, ASM990537v1, whole genome shotgun sequence genomic window:
- the LOC141722248 gene encoding uncharacterized protein LOC141722248: MASRIIVLGLVLFVIIGMASAAKPAEHSDHGKEAAGGPSDHDVGEVAEGPSDDIGTTDANDDAAPVGGPVPAGAFPQSSTDVQSNTPGSSAASALDISTIAGIATTAAGYKLHFGGVIIKNKLWHVLSIVRGKKGADCSEETEQTQEFSSRVLSARSAMLSGRPEG; the protein is encoded by the exons ATGGCTAGTCGAATCATCGTCCTTGGACTCGTCCTTTTTGTCATCATTGGCATGGCCTCTGCTGCTAAACCTGCGGAACATTCTGACCATGGTAAAGAAGCGGCTGGCGGGCCTTCTGATCATGATGTTGGCGAAGTGGCTGAAGGACCTTCTGACGATATTGGAACTACGGATGCAAATGATGATGCAGCACCAGTTGGAGGACCAGTACCAGCTGGAGCTTTCCCTCAGAGCTCTACCGATGTTCAATCGAATACACCTGGTTCTAGCGCTGCCTCTGCCTTGGATATCTCCACCATTGCTGGCATTGCTACCACTGCCGCTG ggtataaattgcatttcggaggagtaatcatcaagaataagcttTGGCATGTGTTAAGCATTgtgagaggaaagaaaggggcagattgcagcgaagaaacggagcaaactcaggaattttctagtagggtcctgagcgcccgctcagctatgctgagcggccgcccagaaGGCTGA